A genome region from Penaeus chinensis breed Huanghai No. 1 chromosome 22, ASM1920278v2, whole genome shotgun sequence includes the following:
- the LOC125036937 gene encoding uncharacterized protein LOC125036937: MVKLKKLKPAKVVPRLHYGALQSDPKLKEKYSVAVKNRFQALLQDGETLWESLKNALVVTAKEVIPKREKTYRRKWMTKEIMELMKKRQTIVKWNSEEYKQLDREIKIKCQEAKEAWVNTKCEEIEQSKNTDPASKHKQIKDLAGKKTCSSSGCLRAKDGTIILEKEKILERWTEYIQELFHDNRREKPLIEKNMDGPQILKSEVRAAVGKMRKNKAAGPDEIVTEMVTAMEDFGIEKLTEVINDIYDSGKIPKELSKSIFIALPKKPGAIECELHRTISLMSHIIKIILRVIMARSRSRTRPEIGKEQCGFVEDADYTKAFDKVQHEELLKALQSLDLDGKDIRLIRNLYWEQTACMRHQYSLYAAGSSNANSFRRLSEDP, translated from the exons ATGGTAAAGTTAAAGAAATTGAAGCCGGCAAAGGTTGTTCCAAGGCTGCATTACGGAGCGCTGCAAAGCGACCCTAAACTGAAAGAAAAGTATTCAGTGGCGGTAAAGAACCGGTTCCAGGCATTGTTACAAGATGGAGAAACTCTTTGGGAATCGCTAAAGAACGCTCTGGTCGTAACAGCCAAGGAAGTAATACCGAAAAGGGAGAAGACATACAGAAGGAAGTGGATGACAAAGGAGATCATGGAACttatgaaaaagagacagactatAGTCAAGTGGAACAGTGAGGAATACAAGCAGCTTGACAGAGAGATCAAGATCAAATGCCAAGAAGCCAAAGAGGCATGGGTAAACACAAAGTGTGAAGAAATTGAGCAATCCAAGAACACAGACCCAGCATCCAAGCACAAGCAAATCAAAGATCTTGCAGGGAAGAAAACCTGTTCTTCATCGGGTTGTTTGAGAGCGAAAGATGGAACCATTattttggagaaagaaaagatactggAAAGATGGACAGAATACATCCAGGAACTGTTCCACGACAATAGAAGAGAGAAGCCATTAATCGAGAAGAACATGGACGGGCCACAGATATTAAAATCGGAAGTGAGGGCAGCAgttggaaagatgaggaagaacaagGCAGCGGGGCCAGATGAGATAGTTACAGAAATGGTCACGGCAATGGAAGACTTTGGGATCGAAAAACTTACGGAAGTCATAAACGATATCTATGACAGTGGTAAAATACCAAAGGAATTGAGCAAGTCAATATTTATTGCATTGCCAAAGAAACCGGGAGCCATAGAATGTGAGCTACACAGAACAATCAGTCTGATGAGtcacattataaaaattattctaCGGGTTATTATGGCAAGATCAAGAAGCAGAACAAGACCAGAAATTGGAAAAGAACAATGTGGTTTTGTAGAAGATGCTG ATTACACGAAAGCGTTTGATAAAGTACAGCAtgaagagttgttgaaggcgctGCAAAGTTTAGATCTTGATGGAAAGGATATCCGACTAATTAGAAATCTATACTGGGAACAAACGGCATGCATGAGA CATCAATACTCGCTGTATGCAGCAGGGTCCTCCAATGCCAATTCCTTCAGGAGATTATCTGAGGATCCCTAA